The following coding sequences lie in one bacterium genomic window:
- a CDS encoding 50S ribosomal protein L11: MAAPQGKKITGQVKLQIPAGQANPAPPVGPALGQQGVNIMEFCKAFNAQTQSQAGTILPV, encoded by the coding sequence ATGGCAGCACCTCAAGGTAAAAAAATTACAGGTCAAGTTAAACTTCAGATCCCAGCAGGTCAAGCTAATCCTGCTCCACCAGTTGGTCCAGCACTGGGTCAGCAAGGCGTGAACATCATGGAGTTTTGCAAAGCGTTTAATGCGCAGACACAATCTCAGGCTGGAACAATTCTGCCGGTGAT